A stretch of DNA from Physeter macrocephalus isolate SW-GA unplaced genomic scaffold, ASM283717v5 random_4, whole genome shotgun sequence:
TCTGGCGCACCTTGGGGCAGGACTGAGGGGAGCCAGGGCACGGTCAGAGGTCTGCCCCCCaattccctctttcctctccctgcccgCAGCTGTGCCACCCCTGCCATGAACCTGGTCCTTATTCTCACACCTGTTTTCCTGGCCACCCTCGGTGGCCAAGGGCCTTCCAGAGGTGGACATTCGGCCGGGCCCGTGTTCCCTTGCCCACGTAGAAGATGGCATGGACAAAAATCCGAAGGCATTCAGCCAGGGTCAGTGAGAAGGCTCGGGCTGGAAGGTTCTGAGTCTTCCTAGATGAAGTAAGTGGCTCAGGGAGGGAAAAGTGATGAGAGTTGCCCCAAAGACAGAGCAACCCACGTCCAGTGACCCCTGTTTTATAAAAGGCAGGGTGGGTGGCTGTTCGCCAAGGACACTCAGCAGCTTGAATTGGATCCAATTGccttttatagataaagaagCTGATGACCAGAGAGGGCCAGTTCCCTTCCTAAGGACACACAGCAGATAAGAACCAATCTCAGAATTTTCCAGTTCCCACTTCTGGGTCATTCCTGTTCCAAGTACCTGGGGTCCAGCAGCAGATATGTGAAGCTGGACTTCATGACCCCCTCCCGCCACCGTATGGTGGGTTCTGGCCGCTCAAACTGCTTGGCAAGTGCATCCTCATCTGCCTGGGCATCTGGGATACGGCCGGTCCGCAGGGCTTTGGCCAGCTCTGGGCTGTGCCCTGAGAATTCTAGGCCTgggaggggaaactgagtcaagagagacaaaggaaagggTGGTTCCCAGAGATGAAGGGAGAAGTAGGTTGCACTGAGAGCCACGGGTCTCCGAGGACTCCTGGAGGCTCCCTGGACTCTGGATACTAACCAGGAGCAGCCTGGGCTTCTTCTAGTCGTTGGAGGTAGTATGGCTGGGTGAAGGACGTGATGGGACCGCGGCTCTTGCCAAGGGCCCGGAGCCCTTGCGGCAGCTCCAGGTCAGACATGGTGGGGTCCGGTGGGCACTGGCAAGGGGGGATGGGGTCCCTGCCACCTGTGGCGCTCGCCTCATCCTCTGTCAGCCAGAGGGCAGCAACATCACTGTCGAGGGACAACTGGTCATCTTTTGGGATGTGGAAGTCAGAGGGCCCAGGCAGTGGTTCCCAAGGGGCACTATGGGCTGGGCTCCTGTCTGGGAAgaacttgggggagggggaggcatcTGGCAAGGTCAGAGTCAGGGCCTGCAGACGGGCATTTAGttctgcctccctgccctccacgaGGGCTCGATGTTCCTGCTGTGGGGTACCCGAAGATCTTGGCACCCTCTGGGAGGGTTGGACACCAGCCCAGGGGGACATGTGGGCGGTTGGGTCCTCAGCTCCAGAGGCCTCAACAGCAGTGACAAAGGAGACAACTGAGCTGCAGTCCCAGCGCCCTAGGGGGGACTCCAAGCTGCCATCTGTGTCAGCAATCTCAGGGTGGGCAAGGAGGCTGGGGGATCCAGGGCCAGCCTCCAGGCTCATGTCCTTGCCATCACCTCTGCCCAGTGTTGTGGAGTCCAGTGTCACACTGGGAGGTCCAGAGGGGCTGATATTCAGCCCCTTTCCCCAAGGGCCTGGGCCTGGAGCAGGGGATAAGAACGGGAGTCAGAGAGGACGGGAGGAGGAAGTGAGAGACAAAGATGGAAGTCAGATCAGACAGAAAGAGGCGGCTGCAATCGCAAAGAGGAAGGACAGAGTCGGAGGCAGAGAGATGGACCAGAGACCCTGGTCGTGAAACAGAAACAGTGGGAGAGCGTGGAGGTCACACACACAGAGACCCGCAAAGCTAGATCAGAGGCTAAGCACCCCCAGCCGCACAGGCATCACTCACTGCCAGGCTttggctctggctctggctcctGGGGCTTTGCCCGGGTCCGTGTCGGGGTCCTGGTCCGAGCCTCCAGCTCCCGCAGGACACGCACACAGTTCTGGTGCCCCTGCTGCTCGGCCAGGTCCACAGGCCGGAGTCCGTCCTGCATGGGCGCGGTCAGCAGGGGgcgccctcttccctccctctcttcctcccttccttcttctttccctccctccggGTTCGCCCTGCTACAAACAGTGCTGGAACCCCCACCTGGTCGCGCAGCGCGGGGTCCGCTCCCTGGCTCAGCAGCAGCTCCAGGCCGCGGCGACAGCCCCAGGCAGCGGCCACGTGCAGCGGCGTCAGCGCCTCAGCCGatctggggcaggagaggaggagggatcAGTGGAGGAGGGAACTCGATCTCCGCCCCCATCCTCCCACTCCCCGCCCGGGGCCTTGGCTCTCAGCCCCCCATCTCCGCCCTCCAGCCTGAGACACCACACTTGGAACCTAGATCCTGCGCCCTCGGGCCAGGACCCAAACCTCTGCTCTCTGACTCTAGAGCGCCTACCACCAGATCCAAACCTTTGATCCCCATTTGGCCTCAGCGCAACCTCATACCCCACCCTCGGTCTGGtaccctgcctctgcccttggACCCTCAAGATCCTTCCCCAGATTCCCCAAGCTCCGCCCCCGGGCATTGAGTCCGCATCCTTGAACCGTGGGACGCCCTCTCCAGGACTCCCAGGTCTTTCCCTCGGACTCGGGAGACCCCTCTCCTTCGCGGAAAAGCTGCCCGGAGTCCAGACCCTGCCTCACCGAGTGTTGGGGTCCCCGCCTCGGCGCAGCAGGGCCTCGAGGCAACACAGACTCCGCGGGTGCTGGGCTCTGGCCGCCAAGTGCATGGCCGCCGCGCCATCCTCGAGCACCAGGTTGGGGTCAGCACCACGGCGCAGCAGCTCCTCCACTACCCTAAGGACAGAGGGTCAGAGTGGACCGCGACACTCGCCCCCTACCCCTGGCCCGCCCACCCCGTGCCCTGCCCTCACCGCAACTCCTCCTCCCGCA
This window harbors:
- the ANKLE1 gene encoding ankyrin repeat and LEM domain-containing protein 1 — translated: MWTTMRRGSAWLGTLHCAEGRGPGPRGGAARAHKGAAGSWKLSGWAAGLGDRRGMRSATGLALRLRAALREEELRVVEELLRRGADPNLVLEDGAAAMHLAARAQHPRSLCCLEALLRRGGDPNTRSAEALTPLHVAAAWGCRRGLELLLSQGADPALRDQDGLRPVDLAEQQGHQNCVRVLRELEARTRTPTRTRAKPQEPEPEPKPGSPGPWGKGLNISPSGPPSVTLDSTTLGRGDGKDMSLEAGPGSPSLLAHPEIADTDGSLESPLGRWDCSSVVSFVTAVEASGAEDPTAHMSPWAGVQPSQRVPRSSGTPQQEHRALVEGREAELNARLQALTLTLPDASPSPKFFPDRSPAHSAPWEPLPGPSDFHIPKDDQLSLDSDVAALWLTEDEASATGGRDPIPPCQCPPDPTMSDLELPQGLRALGKSRGPITSFTQPYYLQRLEEAQAAPGLEFSGHSPELAKALRTGRIPDAQADEDALAKQFERPEPTIRWREGVMKSSFTYLLLDPRKTQNLPARAFSLTLAECLRIFVHAIFYVGKGTRARPNVHLWKALGHRGWPGKQSCPKVRQILDIWASGRGVVSLHCFQHVVAVEAYTREACLVDALGIQTLTNQKQGHCYGVVAGWPPTRRRRLGVHLLHRALLVFLAEGERELWPQDIQARG